From Haloarcula sp. CBA1127, a single genomic window includes:
- a CDS encoding cryptochrome/deoxyribodipyrimidine photo-lyase family protein: MAGIESEATLDAPRQDAIPTLADDEAGTVVWHREHLRIRDQAAVARAATAEYVLPLFVFDPAFYGADGLACDSRIRFLHDCLVDLSDQYHTATGCGLTYAHGDPVDVLGRFREAGWDIVTMAVPTGRYGQERDRRVQEQCDVTFVDGDGLVRDRTETREGWQDDVSAWFSADQYDWNPSTVTSRSFDSGIDIGAIEDHYDVTPSKSDVPRGGTGPARERLSAFAERIDDYPGNISAPTDARDGTSGLSPYLAFGCLSVRQVIQYIDEHAPDGRGKEMFVSRLFWNKHYEQKLEDWPGWLDTAVNPVFEGFNAEQYDPDLVDAWKHGRTGFPMVDASMRCLKQTGWLNFRMRAMCASVYYHLLQQPWRIGADWFYHHLIDASAAINYTQWQSQCGLIGKPALRLYNPRKQVRDQDPDGEFIRRWVPELDSLPDEYLDRPEQTPVHVQASCGVDIGEDYPHPVVDYDAARQAFRRRYEEVRADAADALHDPTIARRASFSGGREAATRIAAEHGTDASNGMEDGGTQTSLGSFGGE; this comes from the coding sequence ATGGCGGGAATAGAGTCGGAAGCGACGCTGGACGCACCACGGCAAGACGCGATTCCGACGCTTGCCGACGACGAAGCCGGGACGGTCGTCTGGCATCGTGAACACCTTCGGATTCGTGACCAGGCTGCGGTAGCGAGGGCTGCAACGGCCGAGTATGTGCTCCCGCTGTTCGTGTTCGACCCGGCGTTCTACGGCGCGGACGGCCTCGCCTGTGACAGTCGCATCCGGTTCCTGCACGACTGTCTGGTCGACCTTTCAGACCAGTACCACACCGCCACTGGTTGCGGGCTCACCTACGCACATGGGGACCCGGTGGACGTGCTGGGGCGGTTCCGCGAGGCCGGTTGGGATATCGTGACGATGGCCGTTCCCACCGGACGCTACGGCCAGGAACGGGACCGGCGCGTGCAAGAACAGTGCGATGTTACTTTCGTTGACGGTGACGGGCTGGTTCGCGACCGGACAGAGACTCGCGAGGGGTGGCAGGACGACGTGTCGGCGTGGTTCTCCGCCGACCAGTACGACTGGAACCCGAGCACTGTCACCTCACGGAGCTTCGACAGCGGTATCGACATCGGCGCGATCGAGGACCACTACGATGTCACGCCGTCGAAATCCGACGTTCCTCGCGGCGGGACCGGGCCAGCACGCGAACGGCTGTCAGCGTTCGCCGAGCGGATCGACGACTACCCGGGGAACATCTCTGCGCCGACGGACGCACGAGACGGGACCAGCGGGCTCTCGCCGTATCTCGCCTTTGGGTGTCTCTCTGTTCGGCAGGTCATCCAGTACATCGACGAGCACGCACCTGACGGCCGCGGGAAAGAGATGTTCGTCTCGCGGTTGTTCTGGAACAAACACTACGAGCAGAAACTCGAAGACTGGCCCGGCTGGCTCGATACGGCAGTGAACCCGGTGTTCGAGGGGTTCAACGCGGAGCAGTACGATCCGGATCTGGTGGATGCCTGGAAGCACGGACGGACTGGGTTTCCAATGGTCGACGCGTCGATGCGGTGTCTCAAACAGACGGGCTGGCTCAACTTCCGGATGCGGGCGATGTGTGCGTCGGTCTACTATCACCTCCTCCAGCAGCCCTGGCGGATCGGCGCGGACTGGTTCTATCACCACCTCATCGACGCCTCGGCGGCGATCAACTACACGCAGTGGCAGTCCCAGTGCGGACTGATTGGCAAGCCGGCCCTTCGGCTGTATAACCCTCGCAAGCAGGTCCGCGATCAGGACCCGGACGGCGAGTTCATCCGCCGGTGGGTACCCGAACTCGATTCGCTCCCCGACGAGTACCTCGACCGGCCCGAGCAGACGCCGGTCCACGTGCAGGCGTCCTGTGGCGTCGACATTGGTGAGGATTATCCGCACCCGGTCGTCGACTACGACGCGGCCAGACAGGCGTTCCGCAGGCGGTACGAGGAAGTCCGTGCCGACGCGGCCGATGCCCTGCACGACCCAACGATTGCACGTCGCGCCTCGTTTTCCGGCGGCCGCGAGGCCGCTACACGTATCGCCGCCGAACACGGGACGGATGCGTCGAACGGCATGGAAGACGGCGGGACCCAGACCAGTCTCGGCTCGTTCGGTGGCGAGTAG